In Triticum aestivum cultivar Chinese Spring unplaced genomic scaffold, IWGSC CS RefSeq v2.1 scaffold58054, whole genome shotgun sequence, the following proteins share a genomic window:
- the LOC123172839 gene encoding uncharacterized protein, translated as MELFQDGQHVRLRSRGRGTYLHADDDGLGVSLRRLRASMNVAWAVHLYQGQYLLLQSAAYGGYLAATAAPARRGHRGRRVEQRNYFHSEVDLMLWQAVQMENLFLNHINGGNLRANGRYRRWKNGVSVDHIDDINNISTMMHWVVEVIPAREIMPRLPRPSPLPDLLLRPRMIMYVWPDIHGGLITHGTFVFGGRSVFRLRSELATRLGDLAIMDLEVADLVMCLPTHDGRLIPLVVDLPRSGETLHIIVVIVGSPAYMALQYADVDA; from the exons ATGGAGCTGTTCCAGGACGGCCAGCACGTGCGGCTGCGGAGCCGCGGGCGCGGGACGTACCTGCACGCCGACGACGACGGGCTTGGCGTCTCCCTCCGCCGGCTCCGCGCGTCGATGAACGTGGCTTGGGCGGTGCACTTGTACCAGGGCCAGTACCTGCTCCTCCAGAGCGCCGCCTACGGTGGCTACCTCGCCGCCACGGCCGCGCCGGCGCGCCGCGGCCACCGCGGGCGCCGCGTCGAGCAGCGCAACTACTTTCACTCGGAGGTGGATCTAATGCTTTGGCAGGCCGTCCAGATGGAGAACCTCTTCCTCAACCACAtcaacggcggcaacctccgcgcCAACGGGAGGTACCGCCGCTGGAAGAACGGCGTCAGCGTCGACCACATCGACGACATCAACAACATCAGCACGATGATGCACTGGGTCGTGGAGGTCATCCCCGCCAGGGAGATCATGCCTCGCCTTCCACGTCCGTCTCCG CTTCCCGACCTCTTGTTGCGGCCGCGGATGATCATGTACGTGTGGCCGGACATCCACGGGGGCCTCATCACCCACGGCACGTTCGTGTTCGGGGGGAGGTCCGTGTTCCGCCTGAGGAGCGAGCTGGCTACGCGGCTGGGCGACCTCGCAATCATGGACCTGGAGGTCGCCGACCTCGTCATGTGCTTGCCCACGCATGATGGCCGGCTTATTCCACTGGTCgtcgatctgccccgcagcggcgAGACCCTCcacatcatcgtcgtcatcgtcgggTCGCCTG cctacatggcgctgcagtACGCGGATGTCGATGCATAG